A stretch of Aedes aegypti strain LVP_AGWG chromosome 2, AaegL5.0 Primary Assembly, whole genome shotgun sequence DNA encodes these proteins:
- the LOC110676970 gene encoding uncharacterized protein LOC110676970, protein MNEGTETDSDADAPAAEYLDDFELPDAWSTQLPEDPLDKTLDELENSSASIHSRENRQSSISVDDEGSNHFEKDLFSCVLLAYKRQFKGQSSGSYIARWQVSAHSTTSFIRKVWNLAKEHLNREVIFDVKADGTTSPVWAENESPSEKEFGKFVLFQSGRRHYVLEKLTESSNLLQSWRNKEITVLLHVYSLSVSNRTVWSSVKENLIDPSERDRSGAATTQAVIGLADELRSVHGKHLDAHGMAWSFWANSILNGPAHLRESLKDHPPQHLAHLFRVKEGLHVNAIRRELTVAHSVNNSYHEEVVALRQVFDVVESNVECLNASLKMFKTRLEALELRDRLSDSMINAMETAVKVQEDDLGQELKSKIIDMEDMDHM, encoded by the coding sequence ATGAACGAGGGAACCGAAACAGATAGCGATGCGGATGCACCAGCAGCAGAATATCTGGATGATTTTGAGTTGCCGGATGCATGGAGTACGCAGCTGCCGGAGGATCCTCTGGACAAAACATTGGATGAATTGGAAAACTCGAGTGCCAGTATCCATTCACGTGAAAACCGACAGAGCAGTATTTCCGTGGATGACGAAGGCTCCAATCATTTTGAGAAGGATCTTTTCAGTTGTGTCCTGTTAGCATATAAACGGCAATTCAAAGGCCAATCTTCCGGATCGTATATTGCACGCTGGCAAGTTAGTGCCCATAGTACTACAAGTTTCATTCGTAAGGTATGGAACTTGGCTAAGGAGCACTTGAATAGAGAGGTTATCTTTGATGTGAAAGCGGACGGGACAACCTCCCCAGTGTGGGCGGAAAATGAATCTCCCTCTGAGAAGGAATTTGGCAAGTTTGTGTTGTTTCAATCGGGTCGTCGACACTACGTTCTGGAGAAGCTCACCGAAAGCAGCAACCTATTACAAAGTTGGAGAAACAAGGAAATAACAGTTCTTTTGCACGTGTACTCATTGTCTGTGAGTAATCGCACAGTCTGGAGCTCGGTGAAGGAGAACCTAATCGACCCATCTGAACGGGATCGTTCAGGTGCTGCTACAACACAAGCTGTAATCGGGCTGGCGGATGAGCTCAGGTCAGTACACGGTAAACATTTGGATGCGCACGGTATGGCATGGTCATTTTGGGCTAACTCCATACTAAATGGTCCTGCCCACCTGAGAGAATCACTCAAGGATCACCCTCCGCAGCATCTTGCACATCTGTTTCGTGTGAAGGAAGGATTACATGTCAATGCTATTCGAAGAGAACTAACAGTAGCACACAGCGTGAATAATAGTTATCACGAAGAGGTCGTTGCATTGCGGCAAGTTTTCGACGTAGTCGAATCGAATGTGGAATGCTTAAACGCCTCACTGAAAATGTTCAAGACTCGTCTAGAGGCGTTGGAATTACGAGACAGGCTGAGTGATTCAATGATCAATGCTATGGAGACGGCAGTGAAGGTTCAGGAAGACGATCTGGGACAGGAGTTGAAGTCAAAAATCATTGACATGGAGGATATGGATCATATGTAA